A portion of the Eretmochelys imbricata isolate rEreImb1 chromosome 27, rEreImb1.hap1, whole genome shotgun sequence genome contains these proteins:
- the FAM187A gene encoding Ig-like V-type domain-containing protein FAM187A: protein MEMRLVGIAILLGMADVLHAFAIMEKEDVFKKTPCPAFLMFDNAAYLADMSFELPCKCKPEEVTSVVWYFQKSMGSRQTKVLTDFDGTMFLDSGHIRVGSHMLKRFSIRMFSLIIFRAQVEDSGHYLCGTKEGDFFYGYDVDVQSSKAITVAFEDRNQHPQKDHTEEHFSLFTTFWDWTKCDRCGVRGEQWRIGLCYVKSAYLYPRYRTVPTDVVSCGSRSVPRRFQGTIRLRKPEVVIRSCLRPCVKRKGPEEGVLSISNLIAKVGQKPWLPKVPIQFHKQHLGSGLIIACPGARPEHAVAWDKDSTRLYRTSFLIGVNKSMRVFIDHGNHLHIRFTQLDDRGTYYCWREGQMVAGFRLSVRFQGDRKRTLDDPETRYAIKAILTSYVLITMVFVGIHISRCCYYAFRCTLLG, encoded by the coding sequence ATGGAGATGAGGCTGGTTGGAATTGCCATTCTCCTTGGGATGGCAGATGTTCTCCATGCCTTTGCAATCATGGAGAAGGAAGATGTATTCAAGAAAACACCCTGCCCAGCCTTCCTGATGTTTGACAATGCTGCCTACTTGGCTGACATGAGTTTTGAGCTCCCTTGTAAGTGCAAGCCAGAGGAAGTCACCTCAGTCGTGTGGTACTTCCAGAAGAGCATGGGCAGCCGGCAGACCAAGGTCTTAACAGACTTCGATGGAACCATGTTCTTGGACTCAGGCCACATCCGTGTGGGCAGCCACATGCTGAAGCGCTTCAGCATTAGGATGTTCAGTCTCATCATCTTCCGGGCCCAGGTGGAGGATTCAGGCCACTATCTCTGTGGTACCAAGGAAGGGGACTTCTTCTATGGCTATGATGTGGATGTGCAGTCCTCCAAGGCCATCACTGTGGCCTTTGAGGACAGGAACCAGCACCCACAGAAGGATCATACAGAAGAGCATTTCAGCTTGTTCACCACCTTCTGGGACTGGACCAAGTGTGACCGCTGTGGAGTGAGAGGTGAGCAATGGAGAATTGGCCTCTGCTACGTGAAAAGTGCCTACCTCTATCCCAGGTACCGCACAGTCCCGACAGATGTGGTGTCCTGTGGCTCAAGATCTGTCCCTAGGCGCTTCCAGGGCACCATCCGGCTCAGGAAGCCTGAGGTTGTCATCCGAAGCTGCCTGAGGCCTTGTGTAAAGAGAAAGGGCCCCGAGGAAGGAGTGCTGTCCATCTCCAATCTCATTGCAAAGGTTGGCCAGAAACCCTGGCTGCCCAAAGTCCCCATTCAGTTCCACAAGCAACACCTCGGCAGCGGTCTGATAATTGCTTGCCCCGGGGCCAGGCCAGAGCATGCAGTGGCGTGGGACAAAGATTCGACTCGACTGTACCGCACCAGCTTCCTCATTGGGGTCAACAAAAGCATGCGGGTCTTCATTGACCATGGCAACCACCTGCACATTCGATTTACCCAGCTGGACGACAGGGGCACTTACTACTGCTGGCGTGAGGGGCAAATGGTTGCTGGCTTCCGGCTCTCCGTGCGGTTCCAAGGTGACCGTAAGCGAACCCTCGATGACCCTGAGACGAGATATGCCATCAAGGCCATCCTCACAAGCTATGTCCTCATCACCATGGTGTTCGTCGGCATCCACATCAGCCGCTGCTGCTATTATGCGTTCAGATGCACTCTCTTGGGGTAG